The Prochlorococcus marinus str. MIT 9301 genome window below encodes:
- a CDS encoding SulP family inorganic anion transporter, whose translation MKIINGFHLKNVRGDILGGITAAVVALPLALAFGNAALGPGGAIYGLYGAVVVGFLAALFGGTPAQVSGPTGPMSVTVAGVVASLAAVGVPKDLSAGQILPLVMAAVVIGGLLQILFGILKLGKYITLVPYSVVSGFMSGIGFIIIALQIGPLLGITTQGKVIDSLTTVFSNFQPNPAAIGISVMTLGIVFLTPRKISQWVPAPLLALLIVTPISIFMFGEGELVRIGDIPRGVPSLNIPSFNQYLPIIFQAGLVLAVLGAIDSLLTSLVADNISQTKHNSDRELIGQGIGNAVAGLFTGLPGAGATMRTVINVKSGGSTPISGMVHSVVLLIVLVGAGPLAEQIPNALLAGILIKVGLDIIDWGFLRRAHKLSLKTSAVMYGVLLMTVFWDLIWAVLVGVFIANMLTIDSITETQLEGMDEDNPLSKDDQAKNALPADEKALLDRCAGEVMLFRLKGPLSFGAAKGISERMMLVRNYKVLILDITDVPRLGVTATLAIEDMMQEAKNNSRKAFVAGANEKVKDRLAKFGVEGIIETRKEALETALNEIA comes from the coding sequence TTGAAAATAATTAATGGATTTCATCTGAAAAATGTAAGAGGGGATATTCTTGGAGGCATCACAGCCGCAGTAGTGGCTTTACCTCTCGCTCTTGCTTTTGGTAATGCTGCGTTGGGACCTGGCGGTGCAATTTATGGACTATACGGAGCAGTAGTAGTTGGTTTTTTAGCAGCATTATTCGGCGGAACACCTGCTCAAGTTAGTGGGCCTACCGGTCCAATGAGCGTGACCGTTGCAGGAGTAGTGGCAAGTTTAGCTGCTGTTGGGGTTCCAAAAGATCTCTCTGCTGGACAAATTCTTCCATTAGTAATGGCAGCAGTAGTTATTGGAGGTTTATTACAAATATTATTTGGAATTTTAAAACTAGGGAAATATATTACTCTCGTACCATATTCTGTAGTGTCAGGATTTATGTCTGGTATTGGTTTCATAATCATTGCACTTCAAATTGGGCCATTACTTGGAATTACCACTCAGGGAAAGGTAATAGATTCTTTAACAACTGTTTTTTCTAATTTCCAACCCAACCCTGCAGCTATTGGTATATCTGTAATGACATTAGGGATAGTATTTCTGACACCTAGAAAAATTAGTCAATGGGTACCTGCTCCTCTTTTAGCATTATTGATAGTAACTCCAATATCAATATTTATGTTTGGGGAAGGCGAATTAGTTAGAATTGGTGATATTCCAAGAGGGGTACCTTCCTTAAATATTCCGAGTTTTAATCAATATCTTCCAATTATTTTCCAAGCAGGCTTGGTACTGGCTGTGCTTGGAGCAATTGATTCTTTACTTACATCTTTAGTTGCAGACAATATTTCTCAAACTAAGCATAATTCTGACAGAGAGCTAATTGGACAAGGAATAGGTAATGCAGTAGCTGGTCTTTTCACCGGATTACCTGGTGCAGGAGCAACAATGAGAACCGTTATAAACGTCAAATCTGGAGGTTCTACTCCTATTTCTGGAATGGTTCACTCAGTTGTTTTATTAATAGTATTAGTAGGGGCAGGACCATTAGCAGAGCAAATTCCTAACGCTTTACTTGCAGGTATTCTTATAAAAGTTGGTCTAGATATTATTGATTGGGGGTTCTTGAGAAGAGCTCACAAATTATCTCTTAAAACATCTGCGGTAATGTACGGCGTACTTCTAATGACTGTTTTTTGGGATCTAATCTGGGCAGTATTAGTTGGTGTTTTCATAGCAAATATGCTCACTATTGATTCAATAACCGAGACTCAACTAGAAGGCATGGATGAGGATAATCCTTTATCAAAAGATGATCAAGCTAAAAATGCATTACCTGCTGATGAAAAAGCTTTACTAGATAGATGTGCAGGAGAAGTAATGTTATTTAGACTCAAAGGACCACTTAGTTTTGGAGCGGCTAAAGGTATATCTGAGAGAATGATGCTAGTAAGAAACTACAAGGTTTTAATATTAGATATTACTGATGTACCAAGACTTGGAGTGACGGCGACTCTCGCGATAGAGGATATGATGCAAGAAGCAAAAAATAATTCCAGAAAAGCATTTGTTGCTGGGGCAAATGAAAAAGTAAAAGATAGATTAGCTAAGTTTGGAGTTGAAGGAATCATTGAGACAAGAAAAGAAGCTTTAGAAACCGCTCTAAATGAAATAGCCTAA
- a CDS encoding glutathione S-transferase family protein — protein sequence MQNKYLIMASKKFWFWFWTQLMNGFAPSDLHGNYKRPKGITIDSEYDINTQNGQIYLLVGHSCPWCQRTLLIQEIKDLSKKVKVIFLKADVEHGEWILNKKIKGCIRLSDLYKKANKKTIFRATLPLLISFVKDEVNILSNESSQITRLLNSIKSESKYQALSIKDCNQKFLDLINNSINDGVYKCGFARNQSAYYKASKNLFAAINEIENLLQKNKGDWIFGEELTYADIYLFPTLIRWELIYSKLFKCTQQELSSFEKIIEWRLKFFKLSNVKRTCFDNEWKKDYYKALFPLNPNQLIPVLPSLEEIMRLEPKNI from the coding sequence ATGCAAAATAAATACCTTATTATGGCCTCCAAAAAATTCTGGTTTTGGTTTTGGACCCAACTAATGAATGGCTTCGCACCATCAGATCTACATGGTAATTATAAAAGGCCTAAAGGTATAACGATTGATAGTGAATACGATATTAATACTCAGAATGGACAAATTTATTTATTAGTAGGTCATTCTTGTCCATGGTGTCAAAGAACTTTACTCATACAGGAAATAAAAGATTTATCTAAAAAAGTTAAAGTAATTTTTTTAAAGGCAGATGTTGAGCATGGCGAATGGATTTTAAATAAAAAGATTAAGGGATGTATAAGACTTTCAGACCTTTACAAAAAAGCTAATAAAAAGACTATTTTTAGAGCGACATTACCTCTTTTAATTAGCTTTGTAAAAGATGAAGTAAATATTCTGTCTAATGAAAGTTCACAGATTACAAGACTACTCAATTCAATAAAAAGTGAATCTAAATACCAGGCATTAAGTATTAAAGATTGTAATCAAAAATTTTTAGATTTAATTAATAACAGTATTAATGATGGCGTATATAAATGTGGTTTCGCCAGAAACCAGTCAGCTTACTACAAAGCAAGTAAGAATCTTTTTGCAGCTATAAATGAAATTGAAAATTTACTACAGAAAAATAAAGGAGACTGGATATTTGGAGAAGAGTTAACCTACGCAGATATTTACCTTTTTCCAACGCTTATAAGATGGGAATTGATATATAGCAAACTTTTCAAATGTACTCAACAAGAACTATCAAGTTTTGAAAAGATTATTGAATGGAGATTAAAATTCTTTAAATTATCTAATGTAAAAAGGACATGCTTCGACAATGAATGGAAAAAAGATTACTACAAAGCTTTATTCCCTTTAAATCCAAATCAACTAATCCCAGTTTTACCATCGCTAGAGGAAATAATGAGATTAGAGCCCAAAAATATATAA
- a CDS encoding NAD(P)/FAD-dependent oxidoreductase — translation MEIIESDVVIIGGGPAGCTCALYTSRSNLKTVVLDKNPSVGALAITHQIANYPGVPVDISGEKLLTLMREQAVQYGTDYRRAQVFGIDTSGEWKMVYTPEGTFKARALVLASGAMGRPASFKGEADFLGKGVSYCATCDGAFYKNREVAVVGVNKEAIEEATVLTKFASTVHWITSSDPKSDNEEAMELMASSNIKHWSRTRLLEILGDDMGVNGVVVKNKQEENPINLNLDGVFVYMSGSKPITDFLGDQIALKEDGGVIVDDFMSTNSDGVWAIGDIRNTPFKQAVVAASDGCIAAMSIDRYLNSRKNIRVDWIHS, via the coding sequence TTGGAAATCATTGAGTCAGATGTAGTTATTATCGGAGGAGGTCCGGCCGGATGTACTTGCGCACTTTATACATCTCGTTCAAACTTAAAGACAGTCGTACTAGATAAAAATCCATCTGTTGGCGCCTTAGCAATAACTCATCAAATAGCTAATTATCCAGGTGTTCCGGTTGATATCAGTGGGGAGAAATTACTTACTCTAATGAGAGAACAGGCTGTGCAATACGGAACAGATTATAGAAGAGCACAAGTGTTTGGAATAGATACTAGTGGAGAATGGAAAATGGTTTATACGCCCGAGGGTACTTTTAAAGCTAGAGCACTTGTACTAGCAAGTGGAGCTATGGGTAGGCCTGCATCATTTAAGGGTGAAGCCGATTTTCTCGGCAAAGGAGTAAGTTATTGTGCTACATGTGATGGAGCTTTTTATAAAAATAGAGAAGTTGCCGTTGTTGGAGTGAATAAGGAGGCAATTGAAGAGGCAACTGTTCTAACTAAATTTGCATCAACTGTACATTGGATTACATCAAGTGATCCTAAATCAGATAATGAGGAAGCTATGGAATTGATGGCTAGTTCAAATATAAAACATTGGAGTAGAACAAGGTTATTAGAAATATTGGGTGATGATATGGGTGTTAATGGGGTTGTTGTAAAAAATAAGCAAGAAGAAAATCCTATCAATTTAAATTTAGATGGCGTCTTTGTATATATGAGTGGTTCAAAGCCGATTACTGATTTTTTAGGGGATCAAATCGCTTTAAAAGAAGATGGAGGAGTTATTGTGGATGACTTTATGTCTACAAACTCTGATGGAGTATGGGCTATTGGAGATATAAGAAATACTCCATTTAAGCAAGCAGTTGTAGCGGCTTCTGATGGATGTATTGCCGCGATGTCAATTGATAGATATCTAAATAGTAGAAAAAATATAAGAGTAGATTGGATTCATTCTTAA
- the obgE gene encoding GTPase ObgE yields the protein MQFIDQANIILKAGKGGNGIVSFRREKFVPAGGPSGGNGGRGGSVILMADNNLQTLLDFKFKREIIAEDGCKGGPNKRSGASGQDTILKVPCGTEIRDIKTGIILGDLTKDKQSLTIAIGGRGGHGNAYYLSNQNRAPESFTEGKDGEIWEVQLELKLLAEVGIIGLPNAGKSTLISVVSSARPKIANYPFTTLIPNLGVVRKMDGNGCLFADIPGLISGAADGVGLGHDFLRHIQRTKILVHLIDAIAENPLHDFEIIEQELKKYGKGLLDKERIIVLNKMELVDDDYLQIITKKLEDLSKKKVLVISSSLKKGLSSLLSEVWKRI from the coding sequence GTGCAATTTATTGATCAAGCCAATATTATTCTAAAAGCTGGAAAAGGTGGAAATGGAATAGTTTCATTTAGAAGAGAAAAATTTGTTCCTGCTGGAGGACCTTCGGGGGGAAATGGTGGAAGAGGGGGTTCAGTTATTTTGATGGCTGATAATAATCTACAGACGTTATTAGATTTTAAATTCAAACGTGAAATAATTGCTGAAGATGGATGCAAAGGAGGTCCTAATAAGAGATCAGGTGCTTCAGGTCAGGATACAATCCTTAAAGTACCCTGCGGTACAGAAATAAGGGATATTAAAACCGGCATTATTTTAGGAGACTTAACTAAAGATAAACAGAGTTTAACTATTGCCATTGGAGGAAGAGGTGGACATGGTAATGCTTACTATTTAAGTAATCAAAATAGAGCCCCAGAATCATTCACTGAAGGAAAAGATGGTGAGATATGGGAGGTTCAATTAGAACTAAAACTTCTTGCAGAGGTTGGGATTATAGGTCTTCCAAATGCTGGAAAAAGTACCTTGATTTCTGTTGTGTCATCTGCCCGTCCAAAAATCGCTAATTATCCTTTCACAACTCTAATACCTAACTTAGGTGTAGTAAGAAAAATGGACGGGAATGGTTGCCTTTTTGCGGATATTCCTGGATTAATATCAGGGGCAGCTGATGGAGTAGGTTTAGGCCATGATTTCTTAAGGCATATCCAAAGAACTAAGATACTTGTTCACTTAATTGATGCAATTGCAGAAAACCCTTTACATGATTTTGAGATAATTGAGCAGGAATTAAAAAAATATGGGAAAGGTCTTTTAGATAAAGAGAGGATTATAGTGTTAAATAAAATGGAGCTGGTAGATGATGATTATTTGCAAATAATTACAAAAAAGTTAGAAGATTTATCTAAAAAGAAAGTTTTAGTTATTTCTTCATCTTTAAAAAAAGGTTTATCCTCACTGCTTTCTGAAGTTTGGAAAAGGATCTAA
- a CDS encoding sodium-dependent bicarbonate transport family permease — protein sequence MEINPILQNVLAPPVLFFLIGAISVLFKSDLEIPAPLPKLFSLYLLLAIGFKGGIEIQRSGFTDQVLPTLSAAILMSLLIPLIGFLILRFKFDVFNSAAIAAAYGSISAVTFISAESFLESQKIAFDGFMVGALALMESPAIIVGLLLVKFAAPKNRPKSRKMHLSAILHESLLNGSVYLLLSSLIVGFLTASSNPSGIAKMEPFTGQLFYGAECFFLLDMGIVAAQRLPRLKNAGSFLIGFAIFMPLFNAFIGVFVARFLSLGPGNALLFVVLCASASYLAVPAAMRMTVPEAKSSYYISTTLGLTFPFNIVLGIPIYMSLVNTIIPLSPL from the coding sequence ATGGAAATAAATCCAATTCTGCAAAATGTATTAGCCCCGCCAGTTCTTTTCTTTTTAATTGGAGCAATATCAGTACTATTTAAATCTGATTTAGAAATACCAGCTCCATTGCCTAAACTCTTCTCCTTATATTTGCTCTTAGCCATTGGGTTTAAAGGAGGTATAGAGATACAGAGAAGTGGGTTTACAGATCAAGTATTGCCGACTTTAAGCGCTGCAATACTAATGTCACTATTAATACCTCTGATTGGATTTTTAATTTTAAGATTTAAGTTTGATGTCTTTAATTCCGCTGCAATAGCTGCAGCATACGGTTCAATTAGTGCTGTTACATTTATTTCCGCAGAAAGTTTTTTGGAAAGTCAAAAAATAGCTTTTGATGGTTTTATGGTTGGAGCCTTAGCTTTAATGGAATCTCCTGCAATAATTGTTGGATTATTACTTGTGAAATTTGCAGCTCCTAAAAATAGGCCAAAATCAAGAAAAATGCATCTAAGCGCAATATTACACGAATCACTTTTGAATGGATCAGTTTATTTATTGCTCTCAAGTTTAATTGTAGGATTTCTTACTGCTTCCAGTAATCCCTCAGGGATTGCAAAAATGGAGCCTTTTACTGGACAATTATTTTATGGAGCAGAATGCTTCTTCTTGTTAGATATGGGAATAGTCGCTGCTCAAAGATTGCCTAGACTGAAGAATGCAGGTTCCTTCTTGATTGGCTTTGCTATTTTTATGCCGTTATTTAATGCATTTATTGGTGTTTTTGTTGCAAGATTTTTATCTTTAGGACCTGGCAACGCACTTTTATTTGTGGTTTTATGTGCGAGCGCATCTTATTTAGCAGTTCCTGCAGCGATGAGGATGACGGTACCAGAAGCCAAATCTAGTTATTATATTTCAACTACACTAGGTCTAACTTTCCCATTCAATATAGTTCTCGGCATTCCCATATATATGAGTTTAGTAAATACCATTATCCCACTTTCCCCTCTATGA
- the hemB gene encoding porphobilinogen synthase, which produces MNSIIRPRRLRRTEAIREMVRENHLMASDFIYPLFIHEKDFKEEISAMPGTYRWDINGLIKEVTRAWQLGIRCVVLFPKVNDSLKTEDGAECFNEDGLIPRAIRILKKEIPEMAIMTDVALDPYSCDGHDGLVDETGKILNDETIEILKKQALTQARAGADFIGPSDMMDGRVGAIRAALDSQGFSDVGIISYTAKYSSAYYGPFRTALDSAPRENSKKIIPDNKSTYQMDPANSKEALIESALDQYEGADILMVKPGISYLDIVYRLSTFSNKPIAAYNVSGEYSMVKSAAMKNWINEKDIVLETLLSFKRAGAKLILTYHACDASQWLQDT; this is translated from the coding sequence ATGAATTCGATTATTCGTCCTAGAAGATTAAGAAGAACTGAAGCAATTAGAGAAATGGTTAGAGAAAACCATCTAATGGCATCTGACTTTATATATCCATTATTTATTCATGAAAAAGACTTTAAAGAGGAAATTTCAGCAATGCCCGGAACTTATAGATGGGATATTAATGGCTTAATAAAGGAGGTTACTAGGGCATGGCAATTAGGAATAAGGTGTGTAGTTCTTTTCCCAAAAGTTAACGATAGTTTAAAGACTGAAGATGGAGCAGAATGTTTTAATGAAGACGGTTTAATTCCTAGGGCTATTCGAATCTTAAAAAAAGAGATTCCAGAAATGGCAATAATGACAGATGTTGCCTTGGATCCATACTCTTGTGATGGTCATGATGGATTAGTTGATGAAACTGGAAAAATATTGAACGACGAAACAATTGAAATTTTAAAAAAACAAGCTTTAACACAAGCAAGAGCTGGAGCGGATTTTATTGGTCCTAGTGACATGATGGATGGGAGAGTTGGAGCAATCAGAGCTGCTCTCGATAGCCAAGGATTTAGTGATGTAGGTATTATTAGTTATACAGCAAAATATTCATCTGCTTATTATGGACCATTTAGAACTGCTTTAGATTCGGCTCCTAGAGAAAATAGTAAGAAAATAATTCCAGACAATAAGTCTACATATCAAATGGACCCTGCGAATTCTAAAGAGGCTTTGATTGAATCTGCATTGGATCAGTATGAAGGAGCTGATATTTTGATGGTAAAACCAGGAATTTCATACTTGGATATTGTTTATAGATTAAGCACTTTTTCAAATAAACCTATAGCTGCATACAACGTTAGTGGGGAGTATTCCATGGTAAAGTCTGCTGCTATGAAGAACTGGATTAACGAGAAAGATATTGTATTAGAAACATTGCTTAGTTTTAAAAGAGCAGGAGCAAAGTTAATACTAACTTATCATGCTTGTGATGCATCTCAATGGTTGCAGGATACTTAA
- a CDS encoding P-II family nitrogen regulator has translation MKRLDLIFSERELDAIIKTLEKANVPGYTVMKHATGRGPERVVTEDMEFTGYGSNAHVIVFCEQEIIDKMRDNIRDDLSYYGGVAYISEATPL, from the coding sequence ATGAAAAGATTAGACTTGATATTTAGTGAAAGAGAACTAGATGCAATCATTAAAACATTAGAAAAAGCTAATGTTCCTGGATACACTGTTATGAAGCACGCCACAGGCAGAGGGCCTGAAAGAGTTGTTACTGAAGATATGGAATTTACTGGATATGGATCAAACGCTCATGTAATTGTTTTTTGTGAGCAAGAAATAATAGATAAAATGAGAGATAACATCAGGGACGATTTAAGCTACTACGGAGGAGTTGCTTATATTTCTGAGGCAACACCCCTTTAA
- a CDS encoding endonuclease MutS2 — translation MQEKSYSKKSSSNNTLEEESISLLEWDSLKTHLSSFALTEMGKRAILSFDIPSEYESSKRLLNETVEITQLENNLDKSISFSGVFDISRNIEICSKGGVISSSELLEIAKTIAAARNLKKILLDFEQRPYISSFTKNLIDHQNIETIFKKGIESNGRISDNASNELSILRKEFLSKKLERKILVEKFIQKNLAYLQDTTIGDRYGRPVLAVKVNYVDKFKGIIHDSSSSGNTVYFEPDSVVNKGNKIASLEARITAEEFKLLKKWSLVVSDNSENLIEMAAILLRLENALTRSRYSKWIGGKTPTFEKSPIISLIGFTHPLLIWEHKKKGACPPVAVDFYINRNIKVVAITGPNTGGKTAALKGLGLSLLMARAGLLIPSTNNPIIPFCPNIYVDIGDNQSLEENLSTFSGHISRIKEILDLLDHKKGLSVVLLDEIGSGTDPLEGSALAMALLKEFANKSDITFATTHYGDIKALKYNDSRFENVSVAFDEDSLKPKYILNWGIPGRSNALSISKRIGLDESILNEAANYLKPKEVDNINSIIKGLEEEKIKQQNSAEAAAELIARTEILHDELKRNYEYQKLNAEKIQEIERSKLSKHIVSAKKEVIDLIKKLRDKNVNGEDTRIIGKRLKEIETEHLTQKKSEKSISWNPQVGDFVKIKSLNSTGQIVGLDKKGGFYEIKCGSFRSTLSVNEFEGINGEKPNFKSSKIEIKSTREDFSFSKIRTSKNTIDVRGLRVHEAEIIIEEKIRKFHGPLWIVHGIGTGKLKKGLRNWLSGLNYVDKIEDAANNEGGPGCSIAWIK, via the coding sequence ATGCAAGAGAAAAGTTATTCAAAAAAATCATCTTCAAATAACACCTTAGAAGAAGAATCTATAAGCCTTTTAGAGTGGGACTCATTAAAAACGCATTTATCTTCATTCGCCCTAACGGAAATGGGTAAAAGAGCAATTTTAAGTTTTGATATCCCTTCAGAATACGAATCATCTAAAAGACTTTTGAATGAAACTGTTGAAATAACTCAGCTAGAAAATAATTTAGATAAATCAATTAGTTTTTCTGGTGTTTTTGATATTAGTAGAAATATTGAAATATGTTCTAAGGGAGGTGTAATTTCATCTTCTGAATTGTTAGAAATAGCAAAAACAATTGCTGCAGCAAGAAATTTAAAAAAAATCTTATTAGATTTTGAACAAAGGCCTTATATTTCATCATTTACAAAAAATTTAATTGACCATCAGAATATCGAAACGATTTTTAAAAAAGGCATTGAATCAAATGGAAGGATTTCAGACAATGCTAGTAATGAACTATCTATTCTTAGAAAAGAATTTTTATCTAAGAAACTTGAAAGAAAAATATTAGTTGAGAAATTTATTCAAAAGAACTTAGCTTATTTGCAAGATACTACTATTGGAGATCGATATGGAAGGCCCGTTTTAGCAGTGAAAGTTAATTATGTAGATAAATTTAAAGGCATAATTCATGACTCTTCATCTTCAGGAAATACAGTATATTTTGAGCCTGATAGTGTAGTAAATAAAGGTAATAAGATTGCTTCTTTAGAGGCTAGGATCACAGCAGAAGAATTTAAATTACTTAAAAAATGGTCTCTGGTTGTTAGTGATAATTCAGAAAATCTTATTGAAATGGCAGCCATTTTATTGAGATTAGAAAATGCCCTAACTCGTTCAAGATATTCGAAATGGATTGGAGGCAAAACTCCTACGTTTGAGAAAAGTCCTATTATTTCTTTAATTGGCTTTACTCATCCGTTATTGATTTGGGAACATAAGAAAAAAGGAGCCTGTCCACCAGTAGCTGTTGATTTTTATATAAATAGAAATATTAAGGTTGTAGCTATTACAGGTCCAAATACTGGAGGTAAAACAGCAGCTTTAAAAGGCTTGGGCTTGTCTTTACTTATGGCTAGAGCAGGATTATTGATACCTTCAACTAATAATCCTATTATCCCTTTTTGTCCAAATATATATGTGGATATAGGAGATAATCAATCATTAGAAGAAAATTTATCTACCTTCAGTGGGCATATATCCCGCATAAAAGAGATATTAGATTTACTTGATCATAAGAAAGGATTATCAGTTGTTTTGCTAGATGAGATTGGATCTGGTACAGATCCTCTTGAAGGTAGTGCTCTAGCGATGGCTTTATTAAAAGAATTTGCAAATAAATCTGATATCACTTTTGCCACTACACATTATGGGGATATTAAGGCTTTAAAATATAACGATTCAAGATTTGAAAACGTATCAGTTGCCTTTGATGAGGATTCTTTGAAGCCAAAATATATACTCAACTGGGGTATTCCTGGGAGAAGTAATGCTTTGTCAATTTCAAAGAGAATTGGTCTTGATGAAAGCATACTCAATGAAGCTGCAAATTATCTAAAGCCAAAAGAAGTTGACAATATTAACAGTATTATTAAAGGACTTGAGGAAGAGAAGATTAAACAACAAAATTCTGCAGAAGCTGCTGCAGAATTGATTGCAAGGACTGAAATATTACATGATGAACTGAAGAGAAATTATGAATATCAAAAATTAAATGCTGAAAAAATCCAGGAAATTGAAAGGTCTAAATTATCAAAACATATTGTATCCGCTAAAAAAGAGGTGATAGATTTGATTAAAAAATTAAGAGATAAAAATGTTAATGGAGAGGATACGAGAATTATTGGAAAAAGATTAAAGGAAATTGAGACGGAACATTTAACCCAAAAAAAATCTGAAAAGTCAATATCATGGAACCCTCAGGTAGGTGATTTTGTAAAGATTAAAAGTCTAAATAGTACGGGACAAATTGTAGGTTTAGATAAAAAAGGTGGTTTTTATGAAATTAAATGTGGTTCATTTAGAAGCACATTATCTGTAAATGAATTTGAAGGTATTAATGGAGAAAAGCCTAATTTCAAAAGTTCAAAAATTGAGATCAAGTCTACAAGAGAAGATTTTTCTTTTTCTAAAATTAGAACGAGTAAAAATACAATTGATGTAAGAGGGTTAAGAGTTCATGAAGCCGAAATAATTATTGAGGAGAAAATTAGAAAATTTCATGGACCGCTATGGATTGTTCATGGAATTGGCACAGGAAAATTAAAAAAAGGACTAAGAAATTGGTTATCAGGTTTAAATTATGTTGATAAGATTGAAGATGCAGCCAATAACGAGGGTGGCCCTGGTTGCAGTATTGCGTGGATAAAATAA
- a CDS encoding VOC family protein, whose product MKLSQGVNRIGHIALRVENLERAKSFYIKLGMNLVWDDKDWSYLEAGKGKDGLALLGPSYKAAGPHFAFHFENKKEVENIQNDLKNSGVKVGPLHEHRDGTASFYMKDTEGNWLEMLYVPPEGIQSNV is encoded by the coding sequence TTGAAGCTTTCACAAGGAGTAAATAGGATTGGTCACATTGCACTTAGAGTAGAAAATCTCGAAAGGGCAAAATCTTTTTATATTAAGCTGGGTATGAATTTAGTTTGGGACGATAAAGATTGGTCTTATTTAGAAGCTGGTAAAGGGAAAGATGGACTTGCGTTATTAGGTCCTAGCTACAAAGCTGCGGGACCTCACTTTGCTTTTCATTTTGAAAATAAAAAAGAAGTGGAAAATATTCAAAATGATTTAAAAAATTCTGGTGTAAAAGTTGGCCCTTTACATGAACATAGAGATGGAACAGCATCTTTTTATATGAAGGATACTGAAGGAAATTGGCTAGAGATGCTTTATGTTCCTCCTGAAGGGATTCAATCGAATGTTTGA
- a CDS encoding CP12 domain-containing protein, which translates to MKSIDEHIQKDQSEIESAKAEGNLPKVRHLTEELKELEEYKDHHPEDKHDPNALELFCDANPDEPECLVYDD; encoded by the coding sequence ATGAAATCCATTGACGAACACATCCAAAAAGATCAATCGGAAATCGAATCTGCAAAAGCAGAGGGCAATCTTCCAAAGGTCAGACATTTAACTGAAGAGCTAAAAGAACTCGAAGAATATAAGGATCATCATCCAGAAGATAAACATGACCCTAATGCTTTGGAATTATTTTGCGATGCCAACCCAGATGAACCAGAATGTCTTGTTTATGATGATTAA